The Ralstonia wenshanensis genome includes a region encoding these proteins:
- a CDS encoding RHS repeat-associated core domain-containing protein: MSWAYQYDALGRRITKHAQAVYFEPLGAGSVYIHNEHARVNKELGCGFTLYGWDGDTLAWEARRDADIMRQGAYHPSPGSTRTTHYLYEPNSFVPIAQGVTHGMLPLHKQPAYADAEYDIDEDPLWQHEIQPTPFDSLAWYQCDHLGTPQELTDQTGEIAWSAHYKAWGAAQEVITDAARKAGIQNPLRFQGQYFDHETGLHYNRHRYYDPASGWFISKDPIGLAGGLNLHAYAPNPVEWIDPLGLARIYKDAPYHGTMDNAVKSRAPTDGQFALNNSVQVKENSPRRVGVDARNDEIVVMDKTRTHPNGDEEFHGHVRCWCDLHNDQQSALKKSGMVSGKGRIKR, translated from the coding sequence TTGAGCTGGGCATACCAATACGATGCCCTCGGCCGGCGCATCACCAAACACGCACAGGCGGTCTACTTCGAGCCCCTCGGCGCTGGCAGCGTCTACATCCACAACGAACACGCCCGGGTCAACAAGGAACTGGGGTGTGGCTTCACGCTCTACGGCTGGGATGGCGACACCCTGGCCTGGGAAGCCCGGCGCGACGCCGACATCATGCGCCAGGGCGCCTACCACCCGTCACCCGGCAGCACCCGCACCACGCACTATCTGTACGAACCCAACAGCTTCGTCCCCATCGCCCAGGGCGTCACGCACGGGATGCTGCCCCTGCACAAGCAGCCTGCCTATGCCGACGCTGAATACGACATCGATGAGGATCCATTGTGGCAGCACGAGATTCAGCCCACACCGTTTGATAGTTTGGCGTGGTACCAGTGCGACCACCTGGGCACGCCGCAGGAGCTCACCGACCAAACCGGTGAGATTGCGTGGAGTGCGCATTACAAGGCGTGGGGAGCGGCGCAGGAGGTCATTACCGACGCAGCGAGGAAGGCGGGCATCCAGAACCCGCTTCGGTTCCAGGGGCAGTACTTTGACCATGAGACGGGGCTGCATTACAACCGGCACCGGTACTACGACCCGGCGTCGGGGTGGTTTATATCGAAGGATCCGATTGGGTTGGCGGGTGGGCTGAACCTCCACGCTTATGCCCCCAATCCGGTAGAGTGGATTGACCCACTTGGCTTGGCCCGCATCTATAAGGATGCCCCCTATCATGGAACTATGGACAATGCGGTGAAAAGCCGAGCCCCGACTGATGGGCAATTTGCGCTTAATAATTCAGTGCAAGTTAAAGAAAACTCACCTAGGCGCGTTGGAGTCGATGCTCGAAATGATGAGATTGTTGTCATGGACAAGACCAGGACTCATCCAAATGGCGATGAGGAATTTCATGGTCACGTTCGCTGCTGGTGTGATTTGCATAACGACCAACAATCTGCCCTTAAGAAGTCAGGAATGGTCAGTGGCAAGGGAAGGATAAAGAGGTGA
- a CDS encoding lysozyme inhibitor LprI family protein — protein sequence MNTLTTLKTLAIPVTVALLAHSAGAFAAESLANGIKRRAPQGISTKLYACVDKAPDNADAIDACLSTEKTAQDERLDRSYKTLLSRLNGKPKEALVSSEQAWQDFHTKTAALETAIYGKDKRDDLQRLENEVFRLSERANALDKYLATKGQ from the coding sequence TTGAACACGCTGACGACACTGAAGACGCTGGCCATTCCCGTTACCGTTGCGCTGCTGGCCCACAGCGCTGGCGCGTTTGCAGCCGAAAGCCTGGCCAACGGCATCAAGCGCCGTGCGCCGCAAGGCATTTCCACCAAGTTGTATGCGTGCGTCGACAAGGCGCCGGACAATGCCGACGCTATCGACGCATGTCTCTCCACAGAAAAGACCGCGCAAGACGAGCGTCTGGACCGCTCGTACAAAACGCTCTTGAGCCGATTGAATGGCAAGCCAAAAGAGGCACTGGTAAGTTCAGAGCAGGCGTGGCAGGACTTTCACACCAAAACGGCCGCCCTTGAAACCGCCATCTACGGCAAGGACAAGCGCGACGATCTGCAGCGCCTCGAAAACGAAGTCTTCCGCCTGAGCGAGCGCGCCAACGCACTCGACAAGTATCTGGCCACGAAGGGGCAATAA
- a CDS encoding DJ-1/PfpI family protein, producing the protein MTNSPFIVVFALYNRVTQLDFTGPHEVFWRLPGAQCVVASAAGGEIHADGGLTISNVQRLADIPHADLICVPGGFGVIEAMEDAEFVRQVRRLADGARYVTSVCTGSLVLGAAGLLQGKRAACHWAWRSLLPAFGATVDEARVVRDGNLITGGGVTAGIDMALTVMADIAGAEHAQAVQLGIEYAPAPPFDCGRPERAAPEILEAVTSRLDRLRADRHDAVQRAAQRP; encoded by the coding sequence ATGACGAATTCCCCGTTCATCGTTGTCTTTGCGCTGTACAACCGCGTCACGCAGCTGGATTTCACCGGCCCGCATGAAGTGTTCTGGCGGCTGCCGGGCGCGCAATGCGTGGTGGCTTCCGCAGCCGGTGGCGAGATCCATGCCGATGGCGGTCTCACGATCTCGAACGTGCAGCGGCTGGCGGATATTCCGCATGCCGACTTGATCTGCGTGCCCGGCGGTTTTGGCGTGATCGAAGCCATGGAAGATGCCGAGTTCGTGCGCCAGGTGCGGCGACTGGCCGACGGCGCGCGCTATGTCACCTCCGTCTGCACTGGCTCGCTGGTGCTGGGCGCGGCGGGGTTGCTGCAGGGCAAGCGCGCGGCCTGCCACTGGGCCTGGCGCAGCCTGCTGCCGGCGTTTGGCGCCACCGTAGATGAAGCCCGTGTGGTGCGCGACGGCAATCTCATCACCGGCGGCGGCGTGACGGCCGGCATCGACATGGCGCTGACCGTCATGGCGGACATTGCCGGTGCCGAACATGCGCAGGCCGTGCAGCTCGGTATCGAGTACGCCCCGGCGCCGCCGTTCGATTGCGGCCGCCCCGAGCGCGCAGCACCGGAGATTCTCGAAGCGGTGACCTCGCGGCTCGATCGTTTGCGGGCCGATCGCCACGACGCCGTGCAGCGGGCGGCGCAGCGCCCCTGA
- a CDS encoding 5'-methylthioadenosine/adenosylhomocysteine nucleosidase produces MNIPSSQSNARGPIGIVAALHEEINELLTWLTDAQCVHIGSRDFWTGWLDGHAVVVVLSRVGKVAAASTTAVLITQFNVRAVVFAGVAGALAPGVAVGDVVVSEELLQHDVDASPLFPRWEIPLTGMARFPADVSLASGLLESAGTVLADPHALLGPDVMRAFGIAAPQVHRGLIVSGDRFVCTSAESAVLRTALPDALAVEMEGAAVAQVCHEWAVPFAAIRTISDRADDAASVDFAQFIAQVDSRYSVAILRNWLSTTAAA; encoded by the coding sequence ATGAACATTCCGTCTTCCCAGTCCAACGCCCGTGGCCCGATCGGCATCGTTGCTGCCTTGCATGAAGAGATCAACGAGCTGCTGACGTGGCTGACAGATGCACAGTGCGTCCACATCGGCAGCCGCGATTTCTGGACGGGCTGGCTCGACGGCCACGCGGTGGTTGTGGTGCTGTCGCGCGTCGGCAAGGTCGCGGCGGCGTCAACCACGGCGGTGCTGATCACGCAGTTCAACGTACGCGCGGTGGTTTTTGCCGGCGTGGCCGGCGCATTGGCGCCGGGCGTGGCCGTGGGCGACGTCGTGGTGTCAGAAGAACTGCTGCAGCACGATGTCGACGCCTCACCGCTGTTCCCGCGCTGGGAGATTCCGCTGACCGGCATGGCGCGTTTTCCTGCCGATGTGTCGCTCGCCAGCGGGCTGCTGGAAAGCGCCGGCACCGTGCTGGCCGACCCGCACGCGCTGCTGGGGCCGGATGTCATGCGGGCCTTCGGGATTGCGGCGCCGCAGGTGCATCGCGGCCTCATCGTCAGCGGGGACCGCTTTGTGTGCACCTCGGCAGAAAGCGCGGTGCTGCGTACGGCATTGCCGGATGCCCTGGCCGTCGAGATGGAAGGTGCCGCCGTGGCGCAGGTGTGTCACGAGTGGGCCGTGCCGTTTGCCGCGATCCGGACGATTTCAGACCGCGCCGATGACGCCGCCAGCGTCGACTTCGCGCAGTTCATCGCACAGGTGGATTCACGCTACAGCGTGGCCATCCTGCGTAATTGGCTGTCGACGACCGCCGCGGCCTGA
- a CDS encoding RHS repeat-associated core domain-containing protein, translating into MRQGAYHPSPGSTRTTHYLYEPNSFVPIAQGVTHGMLPLHKQPAYAEADYDIDEDPLWQYEIQPTPFDSLAWYQCDHLGTPQELTDQTGEVAWSAHYKAWGATQEVISDAARKAGIQNPIRFQGQYFDHETGLHYNRHRYYDPAVGRFISKDPIGLAGGIHAYQYARNPISSIDPLGLTGMTPPTITAADVTDKTRTEIRGLANQKGLIPAKTDVSGAPIKWKCPCTGKERLRLDRGHVDPKTGLPYDDPKAAVDHVHAYDPTGKVKVLSPDDGNPHFPTTGE; encoded by the coding sequence ATGCGCCAGGGCGCCTACCACCCGTCACCGGGCAGCACCCGCACCACGCACTATCTGTACGAACCCAACAGCTTCGTCCCCATCGCCCAGGGCGTCACGCACGGGATGCTGCCCCTGCACAAGCAGCCCGCCTATGCCGAGGCTGACTACGACATCGATGAGGATCCGCTGTGGCAGTACGAGATTCAACCCACACCGTTTGATAGTTTGGCCTGGTACCAGTGCGACCACCTCGGCACGCCGCAGGAGCTCACCGACCAAACTGGTGAGGTTGCGTGGAGTGCGCATTACAAGGCGTGGGGAGCGACGCAAGAAGTCATTAGCGATGCAGCCAGGAAGGCGGGTATCCAGAACCCGATTCGGTTCCAGGGGCAGTACTTCGATCATGAGACGGGGCTGCATTACAACCGACATCGGTACTATGACCCGGCGGTGGGGCGGTTCATATCGAAGGATCCGATTGGGCTGGCGGGTGGGATTCACGCCTACCAGTACGCGCGGAACCCGATAAGCTCGATCGATCCGCTGGGGTTGACTGGTATGACACCGCCGACGATAACAGCGGCGGACGTTACAGATAAAACGCGGACCGAGATTCGCGGTCTTGCGAATCAAAAGGGACTAATTCCAGCTAAAACAGACGTCTCGGGTGCACCAATAAAATGGAAATGCCCGTGTACCGGGAAAGAACGACTGAGGTTAGATCGAGGTCACGTAGACCCTAAAACGGGGCTGCCATATGATGATCCAAAGGCGGCCGTTGACCACGTTCATGCCTACGATCCGACTGGCAAAGTCAAGGTTTTGTCGCCGGATGATGGAAATCCGCACTTCCCTACTACAGGTGAATAG
- a CDS encoding DJ-1/PfpI family protein, giving the protein MHIAILTFDGFNELDSLIAFGVLHRIKKPDWRVSLCCPHTEVTSMNGVTMHAQSMLEEARSADAVLVGSGIRTRDVVADPALMARLALDPSRQLIGAQCSGTLVLAKLGLLGSVPACTDLTTKPWVQEAGVEVLNQPFYANGNVATAGGCFASPYLAAWVIARTEGVEAAAEALHYVAPVGEKAAYVENALRNLRPHLPG; this is encoded by the coding sequence ATGCACATCGCCATCCTCACCTTCGATGGGTTCAACGAACTGGATTCGCTTATCGCTTTTGGCGTGCTTCACCGCATCAAGAAACCGGACTGGCGCGTGAGCCTGTGTTGCCCGCACACCGAAGTCACATCAATGAACGGCGTGACGATGCATGCGCAATCGATGCTGGAAGAGGCCCGCTCCGCAGATGCCGTGCTCGTCGGCAGCGGCATCCGCACGCGCGATGTGGTGGCCGATCCGGCTTTGATGGCGCGGCTGGCGCTCGATCCGTCACGCCAGTTGATCGGCGCACAGTGCTCGGGCACGTTGGTGCTGGCCAAGCTGGGGCTGCTTGGCAGCGTGCCGGCCTGCACGGACTTGACCACCAAGCCCTGGGTGCAGGAGGCCGGCGTGGAAGTGCTGAACCAGCCGTTCTACGCCAACGGCAATGTGGCGACGGCAGGCGGCTGCTTTGCTTCGCCGTACCTGGCGGCGTGGGTGATTGCACGCACGGAAGGCGTGGAGGCCGCAGCAGAGGCGTTGCACTACGTGGCGCCCGTCGGCGAGAAAGCGGCCTACGTGGAAAACGCCCTGCGCAACCTGCGGCCTCACCTGCCTGGCTGA
- a CDS encoding RHS repeat-associated core domain-containing protein, producing MKYQYDALGRRITKHAQAVYFEPLGAGSVYIHNERARVNKELGCGFTLYGWDGDTLAWEARRDADIMRQGAYHPSPGSTRTTHYLYEPNSFVPIAQGVTHGMLPLHKQPAYADAEYDIDEDPLWQHEIQPTPFDSLAWYQCDHLGTPQELTDQTGEIAWSAHYKAWGAAQEVISDAARKAGIQNPLRFQGQYFDHETGLHYNRHRYYDPSSGRFISKDPIGLAGGLNVYQYAPNTVQWVDPLGLSWSRPPNLSPEGAGRRGAFRQAKRDNGVPVCMCPTRVGPNLDKRGRVQQGRTYEFDQRDSSGRVSTTVLRDDAGGHDFGLNNSQNRGPHFNDQKEGHYDY from the coding sequence GTGAAATACCAATACGATGCCCTCGGCCGGCGCATCACCAAACACGCACAGGCGGTCTACTTCGAGCCCCTCGGCGCTGGCAGCGTCTACATTCATAACGAACGCGCACGGGTCAACAAGGAACTGGGGTGTGGCTTCACGCTCTACGGCTGGGACGGCGACACCCTGGCCTGGGAAGCCCGGCGCGACGCCGACATCATGCGCCAGGGCGCCTACCACCCGTCACCCGGCAGCACCCGCACCACGCACTATCTGTACGAACCCAACAGCTTCGTCCCCATCGCCCAGGGCGTCACGCACGGGATGCTGCCCCTGCACAAGCAGCCTGCCTATGCCGACGCTGAATACGACATCGATGAGGATCCACTGTGGCAGCACGAGATTCAGCCCACACCGTTTGATAGTTTGGCGTGGTACCAGTGCGATCACCTCGGCACGCCGCAGGAGCTTACTGACCAAACCGGTGAGATTGCGTGGAGTGCGCATTACAAGGCGTGGGGAGCGGCGCAAGAAGTCATTAGCGATGCAGCCAGGAAGGCTGGTATTCAGAACCCGCTGCGGTTCCAGGGGCAGTACTTTGATCATGAGACGGGGCTGCATTACAACCGGCATCGGTACTATGACCCGAGCAGTGGGCGGTTCATATCGAAGGATCCGATTGGGTTGGCGGGGGGACTGAACGTCTATCAGTACGCACCAAATACGGTGCAATGGGTTGATCCGCTGGGATTAAGCTGGAGCAGGCCGCCCAATCTAAGTCCCGAAGGGGCAGGAAGACGCGGTGCTTTCCGTCAAGCTAAAAGGGATAATGGCGTACCGGTATGCATGTGCCCGACACGAGTTGGTCCAAACCTAGACAAGAGGGGGCGCGTCCAGCAAGGCCGGACCTATGAGTTTGACCAACGAGATTCAAGCGGGAGGGTAAGCACTACGGTGTTACGCGATGATGCCGGCGGTCACGATTTCGGACTCAATAACTCTCAGAATCGAGGACCCCACTTCAACGACCAGAAGGAAGGTCACTATGACTACTGA